The genome window CGCCGCTCGCGCCCGAGATGGTGTGCTTGCGCCTACAGTATGGTCTTCTTGGGTGAAATCGGGCGCGGACCGGCGCGCAGAAAAACGAACTCCACACGCCGGTTGCGCGCGCGGTTTTCGGGCGAATTGTTCGGTGCGATCGGTTTGATGTGGGCCAGGCCCACTGCCTGAAGCCGGTCGGATCGCATGCCGGTTCTGTCTATCAGGTAGCGCACCACGCTGGCGGCTCGCGCTGTCGAAAGCTCCCAGTTGGAGGGAAACTTCGCGCTGCGGATAGGGGAATCATCGGTGTGCCCTTCGATCGACAGGGGACCCTGCATTTCCCCGGCGATTTCGCTGATCGCGTTCAGGACGCTGTAGGCGGCTTCTCGCAGCCGGCCGGATCCGAGACCAAAAAGGACCATGTCGTCCAGACGCAGCGTAATACCTCGGTCACCCTTGAAAACGCTGACCTTGTCTTCGAGGCCCATGCGCTTGAGCTTCCTTCTGAGACTTTGAATAACGGACCCCTCGGAATCGACCACGGTGATGCGTCGGTTCGACTCCTTTTGCGAAAGCTCGATGATGGATGTGGATCGTGTTTCGAAGTTTCCGCGGGTCTCGAACTGGACACCGAATGCCTCCTTCACGGAACCCAGCGCGGTTTGGAAATTCTGGATATCCATAGTCGCGAAGGAGAGCAGCAGGACGAAAAAGGTCAGCAGCAGCGTGGCCAAATCGCTGAAGGTGGCCATCCAGGCCGGCGCGCCCGTCTCGCCATCAGCGCCCTGCTCTTCGTCTTGCATCAGGCAGCTTGTTCCGCTTGCGATCGGTTGGCCGGGGACAGGCGTGCCTCGAGCTTGTCTTTGATGATGCCGGCATTCTGGCCCTTGACGATCGACTCCACACCTTCGATCACCAGCGTCATGTTCTGCACTTCTTCTATGGTGCGACGTTCCAGCTTCTCGGCGATCGGGTTGAACACCAGAAAGGCGCAGATGGCTCCGTACATCGTGGTTAGCAGTGCGACGGCCATGGCCGGGCCGATGCTGGAGGGGTCGTCCAATGCCTGCAGCATCTGCACCAGGCCGATCAAGGTGCCGATCATGCCCATGGACGGCGCGGTCGATCCCATGAACTTGAAGAGTTTCTGACCACGGCCGTGCCGGGCCTTCATCGATACCAGCTCCGCAGCCAGGGTCTCGCGGATTTCTTCCTGCGGGATGCCGTCGACAGCCATGCGCACGCCTTTTGCGAGAAAGGGGTCGCCTACCTGCTGGTTCTCCAGAGCCAGTACACCCTCCCGGCGAGCGATGTTCGAGAGCTTCAGGATCGTCTCGATGGTGTCGGTTATGTCCGAGGATTTATTGAAGAAGGCATTGCGTGCGACCTTGAAGGCGCCGACCACGCGGTCCAGGTTTTCTGCCATCAGTGTGGCTGCGATGGTGCCGCCCACCACGATCAACAGGCTGGGCGGGTCGATGAAAGCGGCGAGACTGCCACCGAGCAAGATCGAGCCGACAATCAGGCCGAAACCGGCGACGATACCTATGAGAGTGGCTATATCCACGTGCAACCTCGCGCAAAGACGCCGCCTTCGACAAAGCGCTCGATCTAGCTACGGCGGCCTGAGCCAAGACCGAAGCCCCCCTCGCACTGCCAACCACACGAGCGCAGCTGTAATGCTCGACCCGGTGAGCCCGTGAGGCGCAGCTCCAATCCTGGATCTCGCGCGCCACACTCGCGGCCTTTAGGTATCGAACGGAAGTTTCACGTTGGAACCCGCCGCGCAACGACCAGTGCGGATCGCAGAGGACCGGGCGTCGCTGGCAAGGCGCGACGGCGCAGAATACTGCGGGTTTTTCGAGGAGGAGCAACACAGCCAGCGGCGTTTGGGGCCTGCGAGGTGGGCAGGTTATGGAGTGGCGGTTCCTTGGCACTCGCCGCGGTAGGTAGTGCCCGGCCAGCGTCAGCATGATAAATTCCGAGCTGATGGAAGCGACGCTGCCGACGCCTGCTGCTTCTACAGAAATCGCCGCGCGTCTGGTGGATAGCGTCGCCGGCGTCCTTCAGGGCAAGCGCAGCGCAGTCGAGCTAGCAGTGACCTGCATTCTAGGCCGAGGGCATCTCTTGCTGGAGGATGTTCCCGGTGTAGGCAAGACCAGCCTCGCACGTGCGCTTGCCTGTAGCCTGGGACTGACTTTCCGCCGCATCCAGTTCACCTCGGATCTGATGCCGGCCGACCTGCTCGGTGGTAGCGTCTACGACGCGCAGACGGCGAGCTTCTCGTTTCGCAAGGGTCCTGTGTTTACCCATGTGCTGCTTGCGGATGAGATCAACCGCACCTCGCCCAAAACGCAAAGCGCGCTGCTCGAGGCTATGGGCGAGCGTCGTGTTTCTCTCGATGGCGTGACGCATACCTTGGAAGATCCCTTCTTTGTGGTGGCTACCCAGAATCCCGCTGAGTTCTTTGGCACCTATCCACTGCCGGAGTCGCAGCTCGACCGCTTCCTGATGCGGGTGCGTCTCGGCTATCCGCCGCCCGAGGTGGAACGCGGTCTCATCGCACGGCGGCGAGCCGGCGATCCCCTGGACCAGCTGCGCGCGGTCGTGAACCGCGCCGAGCTGCTTGCGGCCCAGCAGGCGGTCGACCGGGTGCGCGTGACGGAAGAGCTCGTGCAGTACCTGCATGCACTGATCCTTGCCACGCGAAACACGCCGATGCTGGACATGGGGGCATCTACCCGAGCTGCGCTGGCGCTGGATCGCTGCGTGCGGGCCTTTGCGATCGTGCAAGGGCGCTCCTACGCGACCCCTGATGATGTCAAGACCCTGGCCGTGCCGGTGCTGGCACACCGGGTGCGTCCTTCGGGCAGCCGCGACGGCGTGGACGCGCGCGTCGACGCCGAACGCATCGTAGTCGATCAACTGACCTCGTTGAGCGTGCCTGTCTAAGGACCCGCCGCACAATAACCTGCCCACTTCGCAGGCCCCAAACGCCGCTGGCTGTGTTGCTCCTCCTCGAAATACCCGCAGTATTCCGCGTCGTCGCGCCTTGCCAGCGACGCCCGGTCCCCTGCGATCTGCACGGGTTGTCGTGTGGCGGGTCCTAACGTGAAACCATGGCGGCGCCATCTGCGTGTCACTCGCGAGGGCAAGTGGTTCATTCTCGTGACGCTCGGAGTCGGAGTAGCAGCCTTCAACACAGGCAACAACCTGCTTTATCTGGTGCTGGGATTCATGTTGAGCCTGATCGTGCTCAGCGGCATTCTCAGCGAGCTCGTGCTGCGGCGCGTGCGGGTGCAACGCCGTCTACCAGGGCGGTGGTTCGCACAAGCCACGCGCCCGGTCGAGCTGGTCGTTCACAACGACAAGGCTCGCACGCCAAGTCTGTCGCTTCAGGTCGAGGAGATGGCTGAAGGCACGGCCGCTCCGAGCTGCTACGTCCTGAAGGTGGCGCCCAAATCCATGCAGGCTGCGAGCTACCGGCTGACTCCAACGAGGCGAGGTCCGCTGCGGTTCATTGGCTTGCGGGTGGCTACGCGCTATCCTTTCGGCATCTTCGAGAAGCGGCGCTTCGTCGAGCTTCGTGACGAAGCGCTCATCTATCCAGCCCTGCTGCCAGGCAGCTGCAGATCCGAAGCCGCGCACCGCGCCGGGGCCCAGGTACCGCTCGGTACCGTGGGTAGTGGCCAGGAGCTCGCCGGGCTGCGCGCCTACCGTGCGGAAGATGAGGCGCGTGCAATTCACTGGAAGCGTTCCGCTGCGCTGGGTGAGATCGTCGTGCGCGAGCGCGAGCAGGAAGCTGCCCGGCAGGTGATCCTGTCTGTCAACAACCTGCGACCGGCAGGGGCATCCGATACCTGGTCCGAGGGCTTCGAGCGCACGATCTCGGAAGTCGCCGGCCTGGCGGTAGCCCTGTTGCGCCGCGGCACCGCCGTGCAGATCGCTGCAGCCAGCACGTGTTCAGCGGTCGTGCTGCCGGGCGCGGCCCCCGACCCGTTGTTCAGGTTCTTGGCGCTGCTGCAACCCGAATGCGCGTCGCGACCCGAGCAGCAGCCTGAGCCGGCGCCGCCGGATGCGGCAGAGCAGCTTGCGCAGGCGGGGCTCGGGCGTTGAGCTTCGCGGCGTTGCACAAGTCGGTTACCTACTTGATTTCAGGTTTGGGCCTGCTTGGGCTCGGCCTGGGCGCGGAGCTTGCGTTGCCGGCCAAGCTGGCGATCGCGCTCGGTTGGGGTGCCAGCTTGTTTGCCGAAGGGCGCGTGCTCGGGTCGCGACGCTACGCAGCCTGGTGGACCGGAGCCGTGGCGCTGTTTCTCGTCGTTCAGCTCGGCCGCGCCATGCTGACGCAACCCACCTTGGCGCTTGCGATCGAGTTCGCTGCAGCCGTGCAGGTTTCGAGGCTCTGCAACCGGCGCAGCGCGGCGGATTATCAACAGATCGCCGTCCTGGCGTTCCTGCATCTGGTAGCGGCTACTGTGCTGTCCACCGACGTAGCCTACGCGCTCGTCTTCGTCGCCTTCGTGGTCGCTACCCCTTGGATGTTGACGCTGACCCACCTGCGCCGCGAGATCGAGCACCAGTACCTGCGCGAGCCTGACGCGAGCGCTTGCGGCCCGGACACGATGGCGCGCGTGCTCGCCTCGCGAAACTTGGTCGGCCCGGGCCTGCTGCTGGGGACCGCGCTCTTGGCGCTGCCTCTGTTCGTGCTCACCGCGACCATCTTCCTGGCGGTGCCGCGTGTGGGCAGAGGCTTTGTCGGTCTGGGCGATTCGAGCGGTCGCCGGGTGGCCGGCTTCGGCGACCAGGTGGAGCTGGGAGGCTTCGGTGTGATCCGGGACGACCCCAGCGTCGTGCTGCGAGTCATGCCCGAATCCGGTATCGCGCACAAGGCGGCGCGGCTCGACTTGCGTCTGCGGGGCACGTCGTTTGATCACTACGACGGGTGGCGCTGGACGCGTTCCGTCGATGCGCCCCTGCCCCTGCGGGTGGTGTCAGGCCACTACGTCTTGCGCCGCTGGCCGCAGCCGAAACGGGATCTCGCGCTTCGCATCAATGTGGTTCGACTCGAAACCCCCGTGGTCTTCTTGCCGCAGGGCACGGTGGCTGTATCGCTGCCCTCGCGCTCCGATCCGGCCAGGATGCGCCAGCGACTGACGCTAGCCTCGGGACTGCACGTCCGCTACCTCGACAGTGGAATCCGCCTGACCTACACGGCTCACGTCGCGCCCGGCCACGAACCGAGATACGATGCAGAGCTCTCGGCGAAAGACCGCTCGCGCTACTTGCAGCTGCCCCCCCAGCACGAACCCGTGCTCGAGCTGGCCCGTCGCTGGACCCGCGGGACGCCGGACCCCCTGGGCAAGGCGCGCAGCATCCAGGATAGACTGCGGCGCTCGAACGAGTTCGAGTACTCGCTCAACCAGCCACGGCTGGCGGGCCAAAACCCACTCGGAGCATTTCTGTTTCATGCCAAACGCGGCCATTGTGAGTACTTCTCGACCGCCATGGCGATCATGCTGCGCGGCGTGGGCGTACCTGCGCGCAACGTGACGGGATTCGTGGGAGGCCGCTACAATCCCTACGGCGACTACTACGCTTTGCGCCAGGGCGACGCACACAGCTGGGTGGAGGCCTTCATCCCGGGGCAGGGCTGGATGACGTTCGATCCCACGCCGGTTGCGGCCACGCTGGCTGGACCGCCTGACAACCTCTGGTCCAGCATGCACGCGTTCCTTGACGCAGCCCAAATGAGCTGGGCGCAGAGCGTGGTCGGCTACGACCTGCGGACCCAGCTCGGGTTGCTGACCGAGGTGTCGCGCCTCATGCGCTCGCTGCGCCGCGCAAGGCACGTCGCGACCAACAGCTCGCGCGAGCCCATGTCCGAGCGCGGCTCGACCCGATCCGCCGCTGCCTGGCTGTTCTGGGGCCTCGGGCTTGCCGTGGTGGGGGGGGTATGCTGGCTCTTTGGGCGCCGCCTTGGCCGGCGCACAGGCTCCTACGCACCGGGCTCACGCGACCGTGACATACGACAAGCCGTGACCCTCTACCGTGACCTGGAGCGTGCGCTGGCTCGCCGCGGCCATCCTCGTCGCCTCCATATCACCCCCTCCGAGCATATCGCCGCGCTGGCTGGCCAGCGCTTCTCGGGGCTCGAAGCCGCCCGCGAGGTCACCGACCGCTACCTCCGAACCCGCTTCGGCGGCGAGCCCCTGCCTGCCCGCGAGGCCCGGCGGCTGCGCGAGCTGGTAGCTTGCGTGCGCGCTCGGCGGGAGCCGAACCTTCCTGGGACCCAAGGGCCCGTCCAAGAATAGCTCGATCGGCTGCGGCCGGTCTCGACCAGCTATTCCGGGACGGGCCCTGGAGCGCTACTTCGTGAACAGCTCGCCGAAAAGGACGATCGCGGCGCCCGTGATGAGCACGATGGCTGCGAGCAGCCCCACGCGCAGGTAGCTGCCGCCACCTTGCGCAGCAGGTGTCATCTGGCTTGAGGGCGCCGACCGGGTCTGGGGGGCGGCGCTGGCATCGGGTGTCTCAACCGCAGCAGAACCGCCAGGCCCGAGGGCGATCTCGGCCGAGG of Pseudomonadota bacterium contains these proteins:
- a CDS encoding MotA/TolQ/ExbB proton channel family protein; the encoded protein is MDIATLIGIVAGFGLIVGSILLGGSLAAFIDPPSLLIVVGGTIAATLMAENLDRVVGAFKVARNAFFNKSSDITDTIETILKLSNIARREGVLALENQQVGDPFLAKGVRMAVDGIPQEEIRETLAAELVSMKARHGRGQKLFKFMGSTAPSMGMIGTLIGLVQMLQALDDPSSIGPAMAVALLTTMYGAICAFLVFNPIAEKLERRTIEEVQNMTLVIEGVESIVKGQNAGIIKDKLEARLSPANRSQAEQAA
- a CDS encoding OmpA family protein is translated as MQDEEQGADGETGAPAWMATFSDLATLLLTFFVLLLSFATMDIQNFQTALGSVKEAFGVQFETRGNFETRSTSIIELSQKESNRRITVVDSEGSVIQSLRRKLKRMGLEDKVSVFKGDRGITLRLDDMVLFGLGSGRLREAAYSVLNAISEIAGEMQGPLSIEGHTDDSPIRSAKFPSNWELSTARAASVVRYLIDRTGMRSDRLQAVGLAHIKPIAPNNSPENRARNRRVEFVFLRAGPRPISPKKTIL
- a CDS encoding MoxR family ATPase, whose protein sequence is MINSELMEATLPTPAASTEIAARLVDSVAGVLQGKRSAVELAVTCILGRGHLLLEDVPGVGKTSLARALACSLGLTFRRIQFTSDLMPADLLGGSVYDAQTASFSFRKGPVFTHVLLADEINRTSPKTQSALLEAMGERRVSLDGVTHTLEDPFFVVATQNPAEFFGTYPLPESQLDRFLMRVRLGYPPPEVERGLIARRRAGDPLDQLRAVVNRAELLAAQQAVDRVRVTEELVQYLHALILATRNTPMLDMGASTRAALALDRCVRAFAIVQGRSYATPDDVKTLAVPVLAHRVRPSGSRDGVDARVDAERIVVDQLTSLSVPV
- a CDS encoding DUF3488 and transglutaminase-like domain-containing protein, which codes for MHKSVTYLISGLGLLGLGLGAELALPAKLAIALGWGASLFAEGRVLGSRRYAAWWTGAVALFLVVQLGRAMLTQPTLALAIEFAAAVQVSRLCNRRSAADYQQIAVLAFLHLVAATVLSTDVAYALVFVAFVVATPWMLTLTHLRREIEHQYLREPDASACGPDTMARVLASRNLVGPGLLLGTALLALPLFVLTATIFLAVPRVGRGFVGLGDSSGRRVAGFGDQVELGGFGVIRDDPSVVLRVMPESGIAHKAARLDLRLRGTSFDHYDGWRWTRSVDAPLPLRVVSGHYVLRRWPQPKRDLALRINVVRLETPVVFLPQGTVAVSLPSRSDPARMRQRLTLASGLHVRYLDSGIRLTYTAHVAPGHEPRYDAELSAKDRSRYLQLPPQHEPVLELARRWTRGTPDPLGKARSIQDRLRRSNEFEYSLNQPRLAGQNPLGAFLFHAKRGHCEYFSTAMAIMLRGVGVPARNVTGFVGGRYNPYGDYYALRQGDAHSWVEAFIPGQGWMTFDPTPVAATLAGPPDNLWSSMHAFLDAAQMSWAQSVVGYDLRTQLGLLTEVSRLMRSLRRARHVATNSSREPMSERGSTRSAAAWLFWGLGLAVVGGVCWLFGRRLGRRTGSYAPGSRDRDIRQAVTLYRDLERALARRGHPRRLHITPSEHIAALAGQRFSGLEAAREVTDRYLRTRFGGEPLPAREARRLRELVACVRARREPNLPGTQGPVQE
- a CDS encoding DUF58 domain-containing protein, giving the protein MKPWRRHLRVTREGKWFILVTLGVGVAAFNTGNNLLYLVLGFMLSLIVLSGILSELVLRRVRVQRRLPGRWFAQATRPVELVVHNDKARTPSLSLQVEEMAEGTAAPSCYVLKVAPKSMQAASYRLTPTRRGPLRFIGLRVATRYPFGIFEKRRFVELRDEALIYPALLPGSCRSEAAHRAGAQVPLGTVGSGQELAGLRAYRAEDEARAIHWKRSAALGEIVVREREQEAARQVILSVNNLRPAGASDTWSEGFERTISEVAGLAVALLRRGTAVQIAAASTCSAVVLPGAAPDPLFRFLALLQPECASRPEQQPEPAPPDAAEQLAQAGLGR